A single Biomphalaria glabrata chromosome 2, xgBioGlab47.1, whole genome shotgun sequence DNA region contains:
- the LOC106078051 gene encoding 3-oxoacyl-[acyl-carrier-protein] reductase FabG-like: MNMSKDFKDKVVVITGASSGIGECTAILFAQHGANVVLCGRDERRLSSALQKCLEKSGGNSDKFLIIQGDLSDASVRQKIIQQTVDKFGRLDILVPNAGIILEESSIARATEDAFDQIMNVNVKAVFFLIKEAIPHLEKTKGCIVNVSSTGSTLVYPDEIIYSMSKAAVDHMTRTFALGLAPKGIRVNAINPTLVKTNVYRSYNAEGVATFMEDYGRLHPLHGRNSTCEEQANVILFLASSDANFVTGECIKVDGGITLRGASN; encoded by the exons atgaacATGTCCAAAGATTTCAAAGATAAAGTGGTTGTTATTACCGGTGCCAGCTCCGGCATCGGAGAGTGCACCGCCATCTTGTTTGCTCAGCACGGCGCTAATGTTGTTCTGTGTGGGAGAGATGAACGAAGACTGTCGTCTGCTTTGCAAAAGTGTCTAGAAAAAAGTGGCGGGAACTCTGACAA GTTTTTAATTATACAAGGAGATCTGAGTGATGCAAGTGTCAGACAAAAGATTATTCAGCAAACCGTGGATAAGTTTGGCCGCTTAGATATACTGGTACCCAATGCAGGCATCATACTGGAAGAATCCAGCATCGCACGGGCCACGGAGGACGCCTTTGATCAGATCATGAATGTAAATGTGAAAGCCGTGTTTTTCTTGATTAAAGAAGCGATTCCCCACCTGGAGAAAACAAAAGGCTGCATTGTGAATGTCTCGTCCACAGGCAGCACACTGGTCTATCCTGACGAGATCATTTACAGCATGTCTAAGGCAGCCGTAGATCACATGACTAGAACATTTGCTCTGGGTCTGGCCCCGAAAG GGATTCGAGTGAATGCTATCAACCCCACACTTGTCAAGACCAATGTCTACAGGAGCTACAACGCAGAGGGCGTGGCGACGTTTATGGAGGACTACGGGCGCCTGCACCCTCTGCACGGCAGGAACAGCACCTGCGAGGAGCAAGCCAACGTCATCTTGTTCCTGGCCAGCTCTGACGCAAACTTTGTAACCGGGGAATGTATCAAAGTGGATGGAGGTATCACACTCAGAGGAGCGTCCAACTGA